The following coding sequences are from one Triticum dicoccoides isolate Atlit2015 ecotype Zavitan chromosome 4A, WEW_v2.0, whole genome shotgun sequence window:
- the LOC119285334 gene encoding uncharacterized protein LOC119285334 gives MSRLAAAALRGALTASGARSCSISVAFPSASSRLFSTDASGAVAGSQDDSSSGEGHTYGRFYTNISGVGRLGKNMLKTDIIHYLDQCELSLDDVKIDYNKGFYPMGALLKFPSVESFEKAVRQTIQGRMYRLERVSPDEWEHKISLNGKAVLLQGVPRNAQVDDIERFLCGTNYEAPPFENSIRAGVPEPVRMVLVKFGSRTDATNAFIAKNKGFCLNNPVTMRVIQ, from the exons ATGTCGAGGCTTGCGGCCGCCGCCCTCCGCGGCGCCCTCACCGCCTCTGGGGCGCGCTCGTGCTCGATCTCAGTGGCATTTCCCTCTGCATCCTCTCGTCTCTTCTCAACCGACGCATCCGGCGCCGTAGCGGGATCACAGGACGACTCATCGTCCGGCGAAG GCCATACCTATGGAAGGTTCTACACTAATATTTCTGGTGTCGGCCGTCTTGGCAAGAACATGCTGAAGACTGACATTATCCATTACCTTGACCAATGTGAACTGTCACTGGATGATGTGAAGATTGATTACAACAAGGGGTTTTATCCCATGGGCGC ATTATTGAAGTTTCCTTCGGTGGAATCATTTGAGAAAGCAGTCAGGCAAACAATTCAGGGTCGCATGTACAGGCTTGAGAGG GTGAGTCCTGATGAGTGGGAACACAAGATATCTTTGAATGGAAAAGCT GTACTGTTGCAAGGAGTCCCTCGAAACGCTCAAGTTGATGACATAGAACGTTTCTTGTGCGGCACTAACTATGAAGCTCCTCCATTTGAAAACTCTATCAG AGCTGGGGTCCCCGAGCCTGTAAGAATGGTGCTGGTAAAGTTCGGCTCGAGGACTGATGCAACCAATGCCTTCATTGCTAAAAACAAGGGTTTCTGTCTGAACAATCCTGTTACCATGCGGGTTATTCAGTAA
- the LOC119285333 gene encoding protein IN2-1 homolog B-like translates to MAASPASKFAGEALPPTLTPACQQPPLYDGATRLYMAYVCPYAQRAWIARNCKGLQHKILLVPIDLADRPAWLRKIYPKNQVPCLEHNNKMTGESLDLIKYIDSNFEGPKLSPDDPEKQGLAEELLAYSDTFNQAMMSALTAKGAVTADAEAALDKIETSLSKFDDGPFFLGQFSLVDIAYAPFVDGFQVFFANIKNYDTTAGRPNMQRFIKEMNGIAAYAQTKHDPQELLALTKKKLGI, encoded by the exons ATGGCAGCGTCTCCAGCAAGCAA GTTTGCAGGGGAAGCTCTCCCGCCTACCTTGACACCCGCTTGCCAGCAGCCACCTCTCTACGATGGCGCAACCAG GTTGTACATGGCGTACGTTTGCCCATATGCGCAGCGAGCATGGATCGCGAGGAACTGCAAG GGTTTGCAGCACAAGATCTTGCTTGTCCCCATCGATTTGGCGGATAGGCCAGCGTGGCTCAGAAAGATTTACCCCAAGAATCAG GTACCCTGCCTAGAGCACAACAACAAAATGACAGGAGAGAGTTTGGATTTGATCAAGTATATAGACAGCAATTTCGAAGGCCCCAAATTGAGTCCTGAT GATCCTGAAAAGCAAGGGCTTGCAGAAGAACTGCTGGCTTATTCAGACACCTTCAATCAAGCGATGATGTCGGCATTGACCGCCAAGGGGGCAGTGACTGCTGATGCTG AAGCTGCTCTGGACAAAATAGAAACCTCCCTTTCAAAATTTGATGATGGGCCTTTCTTTCTCGGCCAGTTCAGTCTG GTGGACATCGCATATGCACCATTTGTTGATGGATTCCAAGTATTCTTTGCCAACATAAAGAACTACGATACCACGGCAGGAAGGCCTAACATGCAGAGATTCATCAAG GAAATGAATGGAATTGCGGCGTATGCGCAGACCAAGCACGACCCTCAAGAACTGCTTGCTCTCACAAAGAAGAAGCTCGGG ATATAA
- the LOC119285335 gene encoding protein IN2-1 homolog B-like: MATAVPPIISPKEDLPPPLTSASEPPPLFDGTTRLYLAYHCPYAQRAWIARNCKGLQDKIKVVAIDLADRPAWYKEKVYPENKVPALEHNNQVKGESLDLVKYIDSNFDGPALLPDDSAKKQFAEELLAFSDGFNSAFFSCLRSKGDVSNEAAAAVDKIEAALGKFSDGPFFLDQFSLVDIAYVPFIERFQIFYSGIKKDDLAKGRPNLHKFIEEVNKVDAYTQTKLDPQFLLDQMKEKFGIA; encoded by the exons ATGGCAACCGCCGTTCCACCGATCAT CTCCCCGAAGGAAGATCTCCCCCCTCCACTGACCTCCGCCTCCGAGCCCCCTCCGCTCTTCGACGGCACCACCAG GCTGTATCTTGCATATCACTGTCCGTACGCGCAGCGCGCTTGGATTGCCAGGAACTGCAAG GGTTTACAGGACAAGATCAAGGTAGTCGCCATAGATCTGGCGGACAGGCCAGCTTGGTACAAGGAGAAAGTTTACCCGGAGAACAAG GTGCCTGCCCTGGAGCATAACAACCAGGTGAAAGGAGAGAGCTTGGATTTGGTCAAGTACATTGACAGCAATTTTGATGGCCCAGCATTGCTGCCTGAT GATTCTGCAAAGAAGCAGTTTGCTGAGGAACTGCTTGCGTTCAGCGATGGGTTTAATAGTGCATTTTTCTCATGCTTACGCTCCAAGGGAGATGTGTCAAATGAAGCCG CTGCTGCTGTGGATAAAATAGAAGCTGCCTTGGGGAAGTTCAGCGATGGCCCATTCTTCCTTGACCAATTCAGTTTG GTGGACATTGCGTATGTACCATTCATCGAAAGGTTTCAGATATTCTATTCTGGTATCAAGAAGGATGATCTTGCCAAGGGAAGGCCCAACCTGCACAAATTCATTGAG GAAGTGAACAAGGTCGACGCATATACACAGACCAAATTGGACCCACAGTTTCTACTTGATCAAATGAAGGAGAAGTTTGGG ATTGCTTGA